One stretch of Halobiforma lacisalsi AJ5 DNA includes these proteins:
- a CDS encoding transposase, with product MASATLQDDPSVESFFNVAETETLALFEHLSFEFLEEFDVFAPAQTGRTREHEPPELMRGFLHCYYKDIYGIRPVERELRNTVVWLSCGFDRPPSRDAVDRFLTDLEHVVDEVFGRLVEQAARRGLLDLTYCIDSTDVRAMPADQDASKCYDPTDDEYYHGYGCTIVSTGQKIPIAAEFTESKQAPEETAMRVTRDALAVSTPIWMLGDSAYDTLDWHDHLLAAGVVPVAPYNARNTDEPKDIEYRVEDRIDEHSEDVQLKQSTLDETYNRRTGVERTNESVKDCGLGRTHARGRVHARAQVFLALCLRLVVAITNYERGDNPGSTIITV from the coding sequence ATGGCCTCAGCGACCCTGCAAGATGATCCTTCGGTAGAGTCGTTCTTCAATGTCGCGGAGACCGAGACGCTAGCGTTGTTCGAGCACCTCTCCTTCGAGTTTCTCGAAGAGTTCGACGTGTTCGCCCCGGCGCAGACGGGGCGAACACGAGAGCATGAACCACCAGAGTTGATGCGTGGCTTCCTCCACTGCTACTACAAGGACATCTACGGGATTCGTCCGGTTGAGCGAGAGCTTCGGAACACGGTTGTTTGGCTCAGCTGTGGGTTCGATCGACCGCCGTCCAGAGACGCGGTCGATCGCTTTCTCACCGACCTCGAACACGTCGTTGACGAGGTCTTTGGCCGACTCGTCGAGCAGGCCGCCCGCCGCGGCCTGCTCGACTTGACTTACTGCATCGATTCAACTGACGTGAGGGCGATGCCTGCCGATCAAGACGCGTCGAAGTGCTACGATCCAACCGACGACGAGTACTACCACGGCTACGGCTGTACGATCGTCTCGACCGGACAAAAGATCCCGATTGCGGCGGAGTTCACAGAGAGTAAGCAAGCGCCAGAGGAGACGGCGATGCGCGTCACGCGTGACGCGCTCGCCGTCTCCACACCGATCTGGATGCTTGGAGACAGCGCCTACGACACGCTCGACTGGCACGACCACCTGCTGGCCGCAGGGGTCGTGCCAGTCGCTCCGTACAACGCGCGAAACACCGACGAGCCGAAAGATATCGAGTACAGAGTCGAAGACCGCATCGACGAACACAGCGAAGACGTTCAACTGAAGCAATCCACGTTGGATGAGACGTACAACCGCCGTACGGGGGTTGAACGAACCAACGAATCAGTCAAGGACTGCGGCCTCGGGCGAACGCACGCCCGAGGCCGCGTCCACGCACGAGCGCAGGTGTTCCTCGCACTCTGTCTGCGCCTCGTGGTCGCCATCACCAACTATGAACGCGGAGACAATCCGGGAAGCACCATCATCACGGTGTGA
- a CDS encoding DUF4143 domain-containing protein: protein MTDAGSEEKFIADAKRHNEWWREERPATALEAASLTPRSDFHQLLKTVDQARQNGTENLVYQIYGQTGMGKTTLFQQLIAALLDTTDFPGGGRDHEIAGSVSPRQILYVPLEASLYHLERPEDAITRLKQVVDYFDSHVAPRRGQKYIFLDDIGALNLKEDEHNELLDLVDQRTYLFLTGIVASQVDLKTRSDADEIDAFEGPTPVLPMKFVDTVQHRSGEGGLQVDLGSEFREQLEAYQSDGLPGPAPIKAVRRSLDLRDGGASIDDAIASLNELYFEHLSPSQRDDLHDASREYLQIGGTVHRASDASVRNELTKSYFLLYLYKELAKHESIQKPENLHKLSSIAASQAGEELRYTDISDRIGVDRRTVDSYLEALDEGIAVSESHDYSLRRYRRTRLYLRNPRHVVLLSQRQEHYGFEEYSHEGTLNHEFEYKLARTVAFDHAKRLAFTVGAYDVEYCETNSGLVDYVLQCEGNVLPFVLSYHPNTDAAEQTAIEFDPAVGQHTKPGSEELQDYNYKAPCRFIITDSLPKDILEQGSLRISYDDSDVCYLPYWLFLLIC, encoded by the coding sequence ATGACCGACGCAGGTAGTGAAGAGAAGTTTATCGCCGACGCTAAGCGCCACAATGAGTGGTGGAGGGAGGAGCGACCGGCGACAGCCTTGGAAGCTGCCTCACTCACACCGCGTTCCGACTTTCACCAACTTCTCAAAACGGTCGACCAAGCGCGACAAAACGGCACGGAAAATCTCGTCTACCAGATCTACGGACAGACCGGAATGGGAAAGACGACTCTCTTCCAGCAGCTCATCGCGGCACTGCTGGATACAACCGATTTTCCGGGAGGAGGACGCGATCACGAAATCGCAGGATCAGTATCGCCACGCCAGATACTATATGTCCCACTCGAAGCGTCGCTCTATCACTTAGAGCGGCCAGAAGATGCGATTACGCGGTTGAAGCAAGTCGTAGACTACTTCGACTCACACGTTGCTCCGCGGCGAGGTCAAAAGTACATATTTCTGGACGACATCGGTGCGCTCAATCTCAAGGAAGACGAACACAATGAGCTTCTCGATCTAGTCGACCAGCGAACATATCTGTTTCTCACTGGAATCGTCGCTTCGCAAGTCGATCTCAAGACTCGATCAGATGCCGACGAAATAGACGCATTCGAAGGCCCCACACCAGTGCTCCCGATGAAATTCGTTGATACGGTTCAACATCGCTCCGGCGAGGGTGGCCTCCAAGTGGACCTCGGCTCCGAATTCCGGGAGCAACTTGAAGCATATCAGTCAGACGGATTACCCGGACCAGCACCGATCAAAGCGGTTCGACGGTCGCTCGATTTGAGAGACGGTGGTGCTAGTATCGATGACGCGATCGCGTCCCTCAATGAGCTCTATTTTGAACACCTCTCACCGAGTCAGCGAGATGACCTCCACGATGCGTCTCGTGAGTACTTGCAAATCGGCGGGACGGTACACCGTGCCAGTGACGCGTCAGTACGAAATGAACTCACTAAATCATACTTCTTGCTGTATCTGTACAAGGAGTTAGCGAAGCACGAATCCATTCAAAAGCCTGAAAATCTGCACAAACTCAGTTCGATTGCGGCGAGTCAAGCCGGCGAGGAACTTCGATACACGGATATCAGTGATCGAATCGGTGTCGATCGTCGGACTGTCGACAGTTATCTCGAGGCATTGGATGAGGGAATTGCAGTGTCCGAGTCCCACGATTACTCGCTTCGTCGATATCGACGAACTCGTCTGTATCTCCGCAATCCCCGGCACGTTGTTCTGCTATCACAGCGTCAAGAACACTATGGATTCGAGGAGTACAGTCACGAAGGTACACTCAATCACGAATTCGAGTATAAATTGGCCAGAACGGTCGCGTTCGACCACGCAAAGCGTCTCGCATTCACCGTCGGCGCCTACGACGTTGAATACTGCGAGACGAACTCTGGACTCGTGGATTACGTCCTACAGTGCGAGGGAAACGTTCTGCCGTTCGTACTCTCTTACCATCCCAATACGGACGCTGCCGAACAAACTGCGATCGAATTCGATCCTGCGGTCGGCCAACACACGAAACCCGGTAGCGAGGAGCTACAAGACTACAACTACAAAGCACCCTGCCGGTTCATCATCACAGATAGTCTTCCGAAAGACATACTCGAGCAGGGTTCGCTGCGTATTTCCTATGACGATAGCGATGTCTGCTATCTTCCATATTGGCTATTCTTACTGATCTGTTGA
- the tnpC gene encoding IS66 family transposase, producing the protein MNADDFTKEELLSRLLQLEQRVEELERENKRKDKKIDQKDERIEELETRLRKYENPHTPPSKRRSGTDESPTSQDDEDENVRTDGGTPGRKDGHDPEWRATADPDKEIDVTCDCCPECGEHFDESVGVSPRLVEEVPDPQPPEITRYNRHYYQCSSCGTETVATHPDCPDEGQFGVNVISQAALSRYDHRLPYRKIADRFEQLHGLELSGASAWHATERAARAGRCEYEQIRRQIQQAEIVHVDETGIKREGEQAWIWTFRTSEHTLYAVRESRGSDVPAEVLGEDFPGTVICDGWTAYPAFSSNLQRCWAHLLREAEDAASDHEEAEPVYRYLKQMFVGLQSWLETDPSLRERAQMHRSCQNGLRSLVGRSVTDEPVATLLGKIEGGIDHWLTFVGEPAVSPTNNAAENALREPVVLRKIIGTLRNDRGMFVHETILSLLATWRQQGRNPYEELRRVVNNNEMISRAHTEPAVETSG; encoded by the coding sequence GTGAACGCAGACGATTTCACCAAAGAAGAGCTCCTTTCTCGGCTTCTCCAACTTGAGCAACGAGTCGAAGAACTCGAACGGGAGAACAAGCGAAAGGACAAGAAAATCGATCAGAAGGACGAGCGGATAGAAGAACTCGAAACACGCCTTCGCAAATACGAAAATCCGCATACACCGCCCAGTAAGCGACGGTCGGGGACTGACGAGTCCCCGACCTCGCAGGACGACGAAGACGAGAATGTTCGAACCGATGGCGGTACTCCCGGACGGAAGGACGGTCACGACCCTGAGTGGCGTGCAACAGCAGATCCCGACAAAGAGATCGATGTCACCTGTGACTGTTGTCCCGAGTGTGGCGAACACTTCGACGAGTCGGTGGGCGTCAGCCCCCGACTCGTCGAGGAGGTTCCCGATCCACAGCCACCAGAAATCACCCGGTACAACCGTCACTACTACCAGTGCAGCTCTTGTGGAACAGAAACCGTTGCTACACACCCCGACTGCCCCGATGAGGGGCAGTTCGGGGTGAACGTCATCTCTCAAGCAGCACTTTCTCGGTACGATCACCGCCTCCCCTACCGGAAAATCGCTGACCGGTTCGAGCAACTGCATGGATTAGAACTCTCGGGCGCGTCCGCGTGGCACGCGACCGAGCGCGCTGCGCGCGCCGGTCGCTGCGAATACGAACAGATTCGAAGACAGATTCAGCAAGCAGAGATCGTTCACGTTGACGAAACCGGTATCAAACGCGAGGGTGAGCAGGCGTGGATTTGGACGTTTCGGACGAGCGAGCACACGCTATACGCCGTAAGGGAGAGTCGTGGAAGTGATGTTCCCGCGGAAGTCCTCGGCGAGGACTTCCCGGGAACGGTCATCTGCGATGGGTGGACGGCGTATCCAGCGTTCAGCAGTAACCTTCAGCGGTGCTGGGCACATCTTCTCCGAGAAGCTGAAGACGCTGCTAGTGACCACGAGGAGGCAGAACCCGTTTACCGGTATCTCAAGCAGATGTTCGTCGGTCTCCAGTCGTGGCTGGAGACCGACCCGAGTCTTCGTGAGAGAGCACAGATGCACCGCTCATGCCAGAACGGGCTTAGATCGCTCGTGGGGCGGTCAGTAACCGACGAACCAGTGGCAACACTACTCGGGAAAATCGAAGGAGGGATCGACCACTGGCTCACCTTCGTCGGTGAGCCAGCGGTCTCCCCGACGAACAACGCAGCTGAGAACGCACTTCGTGAACCAGTCGTTCTCCGGAAAATCATCGGGACACTCCGTAACGATCGAGGTATGTTCGTTCACGAGACGATCTTGTCCCTGCTGGCGACATGGCGCCAGCAGGGACGCAATCCCTACGAAGAACTTCGCCGAGTCGTCAACAACAATGAGATGATATCACGGGCTCACACTGAACCGGCTGTTGAGACTTCGGGGTAA
- a CDS encoding orc1/cdc6 family replication initiation protein, with protein sequence MGLFQPDTDIFRNRDALREDYQPEEIVGRDDELQQYISALQPVINGDQPPNVFLYGKAGVGKTACTRYLLSELKADAAEYDIDLTTIRTNCEDLSTSYQVAIQLINKLRDPDDQLKPTGYPRRQVNEWLWEELDSIGGTIIIVFDEVDHIEDDSILYQIPRARANGNLTESKVGIIGISNDFKFRESLSSKVQSSLCEKELQFPAYNANELRDILRQRADIAFYDGVVPKEVIAKCAAFGAKDAGDARQSLDLLMEAGDIAVEQGAEEVTETHVDEARASLERSRIVDGVAGLTQQGHLVLYALVMLHEEGETPTRARTIQDRYEIVCERAAIDPLVPRRMRDHLNELAMLGIASRVERNKGEVGGRYYEYSLDTSPDLLLEALDETVDMVGVTEAIQKRLNQSY encoded by the coding sequence ATGGGGTTGTTCCAACCTGACACAGACATCTTTCGTAACCGGGATGCTCTTCGGGAAGATTATCAGCCTGAGGAGATTGTCGGTCGGGATGACGAACTCCAGCAGTATATTTCCGCACTTCAGCCGGTCATCAACGGTGATCAGCCGCCAAACGTATTCTTATATGGGAAGGCTGGTGTCGGCAAGACTGCTTGTACCCGCTATCTTCTTAGCGAACTTAAAGCAGATGCCGCCGAGTACGATATTGATCTCACTACGATTCGGACTAACTGCGAGGATCTGAGTACGAGCTATCAGGTTGCGATTCAACTAATCAACAAACTTCGTGATCCTGACGATCAATTGAAGCCGACTGGGTATCCTCGACGTCAAGTGAACGAATGGCTATGGGAAGAACTCGATTCGATCGGCGGAACGATCATCATTGTCTTTGACGAAGTCGATCATATTGAAGACGATTCGATTCTCTATCAAATTCCCCGTGCTCGAGCGAACGGCAACCTAACGGAGTCTAAGGTCGGAATTATTGGGATCTCAAATGACTTCAAATTCCGCGAAAGTCTGAGTTCGAAGGTTCAATCAAGTCTGTGTGAAAAGGAACTTCAGTTCCCGGCTTACAACGCGAACGAACTTCGCGATATCCTCCGTCAACGTGCTGATATCGCCTTTTACGATGGTGTTGTACCGAAGGAAGTGATTGCGAAGTGTGCAGCGTTTGGTGCAAAAGATGCTGGTGACGCCCGCCAGAGCCTCGATTTGCTCATGGAAGCTGGTGATATTGCTGTTGAGCAAGGTGCTGAAGAAGTTACCGAGACGCACGTCGACGAAGCGCGGGCATCGCTTGAGCGCAGTCGCATCGTTGACGGCGTTGCAGGACTCACTCAGCAAGGGCATCTTGTCCTCTATGCGTTAGTGATGCTCCACGAAGAAGGTGAAACGCCGACTCGAGCACGCACGATTCAGGATCGGTACGAGATCGTCTGTGAACGAGCGGCGATTGATCCGCTTGTTCCCCGACGGATGCGGGATCACTTGAACGAACTCGCCATGTTGGGGATCGCGAGTCGAGTAGAGCGAAACAAGGGCGAGGTTGGTGGGCGGTACTACGAATATTCGCTCGATACGAGTCCTGATCTGTTGCTCGAGGCCCTTGATGAGACAGTGGACATGGTAGGGGTCACTGAGGCAATTCAGAAGCGGCTCAATCAGAGCTACTAG
- a CDS encoding MarR family transcriptional regulator, producing the protein MLRRIELEVLATVDRGDTISELATKLDHSESYLSRAVSDLVEKGLVYTERDGRRKRVIPSDACTVELYQDLVRQHSHIDFPELLTGKALEVLYYLDQPQTVSEIADRSDNYRNTVNRVLKRFRDRGLVGTVDGHYEFNADFDRLHEFARELAHHLHRQRLEAVAPKGTILWEDYDEFLAQTETEIDAEAFHETGLTRFAAFDLQFLLTGHRYYVSSEELDEVSPAELCCHTLLIDDGSRHRSYCLLLLSHVDVDEADLREQAAKYGLEDEIDALLHYLETHGEVDDDRLPEWDEFQELAADYEVDLPQ; encoded by the coding sequence ATGCTCCGGCGCATCGAACTCGAGGTCCTCGCCACGGTCGACCGCGGCGACACGATCTCCGAACTCGCGACGAAGCTCGACCACAGCGAGAGCTACCTCTCTCGGGCCGTCAGCGACCTCGTCGAGAAGGGGCTCGTCTACACGGAACGCGACGGGCGGCGAAAACGAGTCATCCCGTCGGATGCTTGCACCGTCGAACTCTATCAGGACCTCGTCCGCCAGCACTCCCACATCGACTTCCCCGAACTGCTGACCGGCAAGGCACTCGAAGTGCTGTACTACCTTGACCAGCCGCAAACCGTCTCCGAGATCGCCGACCGGAGCGACAACTACCGCAACACGGTCAACCGCGTCCTCAAGCGGTTTCGCGACCGTGGGCTCGTCGGGACCGTCGACGGCCACTACGAGTTCAACGCCGATTTCGACCGCCTCCACGAGTTCGCCCGTGAACTCGCACATCATCTACATCGCCAGCGCCTCGAAGCCGTTGCCCCGAAGGGTACGATTCTCTGGGAGGACTACGACGAATTCCTCGCCCAGACCGAGACGGAGATCGACGCAGAGGCGTTCCACGAAACCGGCCTCACTCGGTTCGCAGCCTTCGACCTCCAGTTCCTGCTCACCGGCCACCGCTACTACGTCTCCTCCGAGGAACTTGACGAAGTCTCGCCGGCGGAGCTCTGCTGTCACACGCTGCTGATCGACGACGGCAGCCGCCACCGCTCGTACTGTCTCCTCCTGCTCAGCCACGTCGACGTCGACGAGGCGGACCTCCGAGAGCAAGCGGCGAAGTATGGCCTCGAAGACGAAATCGACGCCTTGCTCCACTACCTCGAGACGCACGGCGAGGTCGACGACGACCGGCTCCCGGAGTGGGACGAGTTCCAGGAGCTGGCGGCTGATTACGAGGTGGATCTACCACAATAA
- a CDS encoding MBL fold metallo-hydrolase, with protein MEVSYEHANPRAGNESFLLRVQREYERQTPCILVDAGDGVDTSTLLGDDEYLAAILLTHAHLDHYQSLDEAHRDGAPIFTSPGTAAILEDVLAEGVRHHSMSDPDSILERVEAIDDWADVVGDDISVAPVPAGHTPGACGFLIRARDGQESFRALATGDFTRRDAGGYIGFDPEQFLEVDALFLTAATNDGVDETITDIVETLAARANAGSKTLCTASGLTGVHLATLLGSIEHELGYSVPVTLVGQVAKLYDALEYDYPNVETIPEFAIPHDCLEEGTVTIAGPEVPTEGSSERLFEAIRDDGNATLIQVQGGTTTAKDAGDFAGTVSSFTFSNHPTEAVLDEVVETIAPTHVVITHQRGRSLKRYKDKWDAYTWATGSSGTEQLYQDGNFCAPDWIGDAAKRRVRNCDEQRSTIDVGDGILQAAASVPVLERRGTATLEQEGVDVARLREELHIGRSQPEEAVATQSVEPETETTTTQNAHVAPTHATDGGLYRTVDQPSNDTKYVTPNPSKVPDEIVNPTVVNVLCESASTESNTSSDDTTAERTSKAESKEASGKDADSLGEDESATETETTDESTAVSYTEQTESETEDKNTEDSDSTMSKTIAEETTGTVTDETVRIDPAIRTLAERRASTEGESTAAFVESAVKTYLTEVLRGNQPWSEWEGIIERKLTIDADPALEKLIATTAANDDASDAESFVVQTLCDAIGLDVDDRELPVSTLEEMDELIVATTENENCPHETKDEVVQAALVRQVL; from the coding sequence ATGGAGGTTTCTTACGAACATGCGAATCCGAGGGCGGGCAACGAGTCGTTTCTTCTTCGGGTTCAACGAGAGTACGAACGGCAGACTCCCTGCATTCTCGTCGATGCGGGGGACGGCGTCGACACATCGACACTACTCGGTGACGACGAATACTTGGCAGCGATACTCCTCACCCACGCGCACCTCGATCACTACCAATCGTTGGACGAGGCCCATCGTGACGGGGCACCGATTTTCACGTCCCCCGGGACAGCGGCGATCCTCGAGGACGTCTTAGCAGAAGGTGTACGGCACCATTCGATGTCAGATCCTGACTCGATACTCGAACGAGTCGAAGCGATCGACGACTGGGCCGATGTCGTCGGTGATGACATCAGTGTAGCCCCCGTGCCAGCGGGGCATACGCCAGGGGCGTGCGGATTCCTGATTCGAGCCCGCGACGGACAGGAGAGTTTCCGTGCGCTCGCTACCGGGGACTTCACACGACGCGACGCTGGCGGATACATCGGATTCGATCCGGAACAGTTCCTCGAGGTCGATGCACTATTCCTCACGGCCGCGACGAACGATGGCGTCGACGAGACGATCACTGATATCGTCGAGACGCTCGCCGCTCGTGCCAACGCTGGCTCGAAGACGCTCTGTACGGCAAGTGGACTGACTGGCGTTCACCTCGCAACGCTTCTCGGTTCGATCGAACACGAACTCGGCTATTCAGTTCCAGTTACTCTCGTCGGACAAGTCGCGAAACTCTACGATGCATTGGAATATGACTATCCGAACGTGGAGACCATCCCAGAGTTCGCGATTCCTCACGACTGCCTCGAGGAAGGGACCGTAACTATCGCCGGGCCGGAGGTTCCGACCGAGGGAAGCAGCGAACGGCTCTTCGAGGCGATACGTGACGACGGGAATGCGACGCTGATACAGGTTCAGGGCGGAACCACGACTGCGAAAGACGCCGGCGACTTCGCTGGCACCGTTTCGTCGTTCACGTTTTCGAACCATCCGACCGAAGCGGTTCTCGACGAGGTCGTCGAAACGATCGCTCCGACCCACGTCGTCATCACGCACCAGCGTGGCCGATCCCTGAAGCGGTATAAAGACAAGTGGGACGCATATACGTGGGCAACCGGCAGTTCCGGAACGGAGCAGTTGTATCAGGACGGAAACTTCTGTGCACCGGACTGGATCGGTGATGCCGCGAAGCGACGTGTGCGTAATTGCGACGAGCAACGGAGCACGATCGACGTCGGAGACGGGATCCTGCAAGCGGCAGCGAGCGTTCCGGTACTCGAGCGCCGAGGGACGGCCACCCTCGAACAAGAAGGCGTAGACGTCGCTCGGCTCCGCGAAGAACTCCATATCGGTCGATCTCAGCCCGAGGAGGCAGTGGCGACTCAATCCGTAGAGCCCGAAACGGAGACAACTACCACGCAGAACGCACACGTCGCTCCAACTCATGCGACCGATGGCGGATTGTATCGAACTGTCGATCAGCCATCGAACGACACCAAGTATGTGACGCCGAATCCGTCGAAGGTGCCTGACGAGATCGTGAATCCGACGGTCGTCAACGTGCTGTGCGAGTCGGCGTCAACGGAGAGCAATACCTCCTCGGATGATACTACTGCCGAGCGGACATCGAAAGCTGAATCGAAGGAAGCCAGCGGAAAAGATGCTGATAGCCTCGGAGAGGACGAATCGGCTACCGAGACGGAAACCACTGATGAATCGACTGCAGTCTCGTACACGGAGCAAACTGAGAGCGAGACCGAGGACAAGAATACGGAAGATTCGGATTCGACAATGAGCAAAACTATAGCTGAAGAGACAACAGGGACGGTGACCGACGAAACAGTTCGGATCGATCCCGCAATTCGAACACTCGCCGAACGCCGGGCCAGTACCGAGGGCGAATCGACCGCAGCGTTCGTCGAGTCGGCAGTCAAAACGTACCTCACGGAAGTGCTACGGGGCAACCAGCCGTGGTCCGAATGGGAAGGAATCATAGAACGAAAACTCACGATCGATGCCGATCCGGCACTCGAGAAGCTCATCGCAACTACTGCTGCGAACGATGACGCCTCGGACGCGGAGTCCTTCGTCGTTCAGACACTCTGCGATGCGATCGGTCTCGATGTCGATGATCGCGAGCTACCGGTCAGTACCCTCGAGGAGATGGACGAACTCATCGTTGCGACGACCGAGAACGAGAACTGCCCTCACGAAACGAAGGACGAAGTCGTTCAAGCGGCTCTTGTGCGACAAGTCTTGTAA